From Ovis aries strain OAR_USU_Benz2616 breed Rambouillet chromosome 21, ARS-UI_Ramb_v3.0, whole genome shotgun sequence, a single genomic window includes:
- the LOC101123246 gene encoding olfactory receptor 10G4-like, with protein sequence MTNRSLVTTFILTGLPHAPELDMLLFGIFLVIYVLTVVGNLLILLVITVDPRLHTPMYYLLSNLSFIDMWFSTVTVPKMLMTLVSPEGSPISFPSCVAQLYSFHFLGSTECFLYTIMAYDRFLAISHPLRYASMMSGRTCAILATTTWLSGSVHSAVQTTLTFRLPFCGPNQIQHYFCDAPPILKLACADTSANELVIFVNIGVVASGCFLLIVLSYVSIVHSILKICTSEGRWRAFQTCASHCTVVLCFFGPGVFIYLRPGSKEAMDRIVAVFYTVMTPLLNPVVYTLRNKEVKKALLAFKDKVVHSQSK encoded by the coding sequence ATGACAAATAGGAGCCTAGTGACAACGTTCATCCTCACGGGCCTTCCCCATGCACCAGAGCTGGACATGCTCCTCTTTGGAATCTTCCTGGTGATCTATGTCCTCACTGTGGTGGGGAACCTACTCATCCTGCTGGTGATCACAGTGGATCCCCGTctgcacacccccatgtactatCTTCTGAGCAACCTGTCCTTCATTGACATGTGGTTCTCCACAGTCACTGTGCCCAAAATGCTGATGACCCTGGTGTCCCCAGAAGGCAGTCCTATCTCCTTTCCCAGCTGTGTGGCCCAGCTCTACTCCTTCCACTTCCTGGGCAGCACCGAGTGCTTCCTCTACACCatcatggcctatgaccgcttccTGGCCATCAGTCACCCTCTCAGGTATGCCAGCATGATGAGTGGGAGGACGTGTGCCATCCTGGCCACAACCACGTGGCTCAGTGGCTCTGTGCACTCTGCTGTCCAGACCACACTGACATTCCGTTTGCCCTTCTGTGGACCCAACCAGATCCAGCATTACTTCTGCGATGCACCACCCATCCTCAAACTGGCCTGTGCAGACACCTCTGCCAATGAGTTGGTGATCTTTGTCAACATTGGGGTGGTGGCTTCAGGCTGCTTTCTTCTGATAGTGCTGTCCTACGTGTCCATCGTCCATTCCATCCTGAAGATCTGCACCTCAGAGGGAAGATGGAGAGCCTTCCAGACCTGTGCCTCCCACTGCACTGTGGTCCTTTGCTTCTTTGGCCCTGGTGTTTTCATTTATCTGAGACCAGGCTCCAAGGAGGCTATGGATAGGATTGTGGCTGTTTTCTACACTGTGATGACGCCCCTTTTGAACCCTGTGGTCTACACCCTGCGGAACAAGGAAGTGAAGAAAGCTCTGTTGGCATTTAAAGATAAAGTAGTGCATTCACAGAGCAAATAA